A genomic window from Salvia miltiorrhiza cultivar Shanhuang (shh) chromosome 5, IMPLAD_Smil_shh, whole genome shotgun sequence includes:
- the LOC130985545 gene encoding probable 2' cyclic ADP-D-ribose synthase BdTIR, translating to MQRRASAVVSTIGRHHQLLRQQQRPPCDVFINHRGVDTKKNVAGLLYHHLRGLGIVPFLDSKSMKAGDRLFDKIDVAIGECKVGIAVFSPMYCDSYFCLHELSLMTQLHKRIVPVFCDVKPSELRVKDDGSRPPEDLRSFRAALQEAKYTVGLTFDTLRGDWPEFLANATDVVIKNLIEVEEEEEELKKRTI from the exons ATGCAACGTCGAGCCTCCGCCGTGGTGAGCACCATCGGGCGCCACCACCAGCTCCtccggcagcagcagcggccCCCGTGCGACGTGTTCATCAACCACCGCGGCGTGGACACGAAGAAGAACGTGGCGGGGCTGCTGTACCACCACCTCCGCGGGCTGGGCATCGTCCCGTTCCTGGACAGCAAGAGCATGAAGGCCGGCGACCGGCTCTTCGACAAGATCGACGTGGCCATCGGGGAATGCAAGGTCGGCATCGCCGTCTTCTCGCCCATGTACTGCGACTCCTACTTCTGCCTCCACGAGCTCAGCCTCATGACCCAACTCCACAAGAGGATCGTCCCCGTCTTCTGCGACGTCAAGCCCTCCGAGCTCCGTGTCAAGGACGACGGCTCCCGCCCGCCCGAGGACCTCCGCAGCTTCCGCGCCGCCCTCCAGGAGGCCAAGTACACCGTCGGATTGACGTTCGACACCTTAAGAGG GGATTGGCCGGAATTTCTTGCTAACGCGACGGATGTGGTGATCAAGAACTTGATCgaagtggaggaggaggaggaggaactAAAGAAACgaaccatttaa